The Arachis ipaensis cultivar K30076 chromosome B07, Araip1.1, whole genome shotgun sequence genome includes a window with the following:
- the LOC107608148 gene encoding uncharacterized protein LOC107608148, with protein sequence MELGEKREESCDVNEEEKGKRGLTTPPAQERTEGREKVTRLRKRESEGAVAPLRGRGRTTAVAASPSPIDGGENARRAVTPWENAHGKREKTPSRIPSPPDPCHRHEPPLFWLPEAAAEPLPSWIEFRRFYIKVKVTVGPSEFLAAVGDASGSARDCGCSILLLLIELLGLPVIIKAVSAIAEVSRPAIEAAVGFRRRGMVLVTPLVYGFNFRALPFQELEEAL encoded by the exons atgGAATTAGgggaaaagagagaagagagttgcgacgtaaatgaagaagagaaggggAAGAGGGGGCTGACCACACCACCAGCGCAGGAGAGAACCGAGGGGAGAGAGAAAGTGACTCGTCTGAGGAAGAGAGAGTCGGAGGGAGCTGTTGCGCCGTTGCGAGGGAGAGGACGCACCACTGCTGTTGCCGCCTCGCCGTCACCGATTGATGGAGGGGAAAACGC TCGCCGCGCAGTCACACCATGGGAGAACGCTCACGGGAAGAGAGAGAAGACACCGTCGAGGATCCCATCGCCACCAGATCCGTGTCACCGCCACGAACCGCCGCTGTTCTGGCTGCCGGAAGCCGCCGCCGAGCCTTTGCCTTCTTG GATTGAATTCCGACGATTTTATATCAAAGTTAAGGTTACAGTTGGACCATCGGAGTTTCTGGCCGCTGTCGGAGATGCCTCCGGGTCAGCTCGGGATTGCGGCTGTTCCATTTTGCTCTTACT GATTGAGTTATTGGGATTGCCTGTTATAATTAAAGCCGTTTCTGCTATTGCAGAAGTGAGCAGACCTGCGATTGAAGCTGCAGTTGGTTTCAGGCGGAGAGGAATGGTTCTTGTGACACCTTTAGTTTATGGGTTCAACtttcgag ctttaccttttcaggaactgGAAGAAGCGTTATGA